A genomic region of Brienomyrus brachyistius isolate T26 chromosome 6, BBRACH_0.4, whole genome shotgun sequence contains the following coding sequences:
- the LOC125745211 gene encoding leucine-rich repeat and transmembrane domain-containing protein 1 isoform X2 encodes MAGRIIWTLSAMLAIQLAGGCPAACTCYPKTKVVDCRGRGLQDIPRQLHLNTLELYLEHNRIHVLGYTAFRETPLLRVLNLANNSITTISTNTFQGLRGLLVLNLANNAIQDIDRHLFRPIRSLSDLNLSHNSISRLPATLPDSMHNLTRLSLHHNRLQRLHWMLLESLSKLQVLSLHSNPWKCDCQLIGLKLWLETFLFKGGIMDEIRCAQPGDLRDEDLRNIPYKLFGSCLNTSQSHPLAHLQHQAKEHESPYSGGNGGGDPGCGAKQRARPPNLRHAIATVAITGVVCGLVCLMMLGAAVYGCTYAAVTARYQRDLRQADRAAPSSRQGSGEGKELQRDSAISTAHAHACSASM; translated from the exons ATGGCAG GTCGCATCATCTGGACGCTGTCAGCAATGCTGGCGATCCAGCTCGCCGGCGGATGCCCCGCAGCATGCACGTGCTATCCAAAGACTAAAGTGGTGGACTGCCGAGGCCGTGGTCTGCAAGATATCCCACGCCAGCTGCATCTTAACACGCTGGAACTATATCTGGAGCACAATCGCATCCACGTTCTGGGCTACACGGCCTTCAGGGAGACACCGCTGCTCCGCGTGCTCAACCTGGCCAACAACTCCATCACCACCATCTCCACTAATACCTTCCAGGGTCTCCGGGGCCTGCTGGTGCTCAACCTGGCCAACAACGCCATCCAGGATATTGACCGGCATCTCTTCAGGCCTATCAGGAGCCTCTCAGATCTCAATCTGTCCCACAACAGCATCAGCAGGCTCCCGGCCACCCTGCCTGACAGCATGCACAACCTCACTAGGCTCTCTCTGCACCACAACCGGCTGCAGAGGCTGCACTGGATGCTGCTGGAGTCCCTGAGCAAGTTGCAGGTTCTCTCCCTTCACAGCAATCCTTGGAAGTGCGACTGCCAGCTCATCGGCCTGAAGCTTTGGCTGGAAACCTTTCTCTTTAAAG GAGGAATAATGGATGAAATCAGGTGCGCACAGCCTGGAGATCTGAGGGACGAGGACCTCCGGAACATTCCGTATAAGCTGTTTGGCTCCTGCCTGAACACTAGCCAAAGCCACCCACTCGCCCACCTCCAACACCAGGCCAAAGAGCATGAGTCGCCATATTCCGGTGGCAACGGGGGCGGCGACCCCGGGTGCGGGGCCAAGCAGCGGGCACGCCCCCCCAACCTGCGGCATGCCATCGCCACTGTGGCCATCACAGGCGTGGTGTGCGGACTGGTGTGCCTCATGATGCTGGGCGCTGCCGTCTACGGATGCACCTACGCGGCTGTCACAGCCCGCTACCAGCGGGATCTGAGGCAGGCCGATAGGGCGGCCCCCTCTAGCAGGCAGGGCAGTGGGGAAGGCAAGGAGCTCCAACGGGACTCTGCTATATCTACagcacatgcacatgcatgcTCTGCATCTATGTAG
- the LOC125745211 gene encoding leucine-rich repeat and transmembrane domain-containing protein 1 isoform X1 has product MAGRTREILAKPTRSCGRIIWTLSAMLAIQLAGGCPAACTCYPKTKVVDCRGRGLQDIPRQLHLNTLELYLEHNRIHVLGYTAFRETPLLRVLNLANNSITTISTNTFQGLRGLLVLNLANNAIQDIDRHLFRPIRSLSDLNLSHNSISRLPATLPDSMHNLTRLSLHHNRLQRLHWMLLESLSKLQVLSLHSNPWKCDCQLIGLKLWLETFLFKGGIMDEIRCAQPGDLRDEDLRNIPYKLFGSCLNTSQSHPLAHLQHQAKEHESPYSGGNGGGDPGCGAKQRARPPNLRHAIATVAITGVVCGLVCLMMLGAAVYGCTYAAVTARYQRDLRQADRAAPSSRQGSGEGKELQRDSAISTAHAHACSASM; this is encoded by the exons ATGGCAGGTAGGACCAGGGAAATTCTGGCCAAACCAACCCGGAGTTGCG GTCGCATCATCTGGACGCTGTCAGCAATGCTGGCGATCCAGCTCGCCGGCGGATGCCCCGCAGCATGCACGTGCTATCCAAAGACTAAAGTGGTGGACTGCCGAGGCCGTGGTCTGCAAGATATCCCACGCCAGCTGCATCTTAACACGCTGGAACTATATCTGGAGCACAATCGCATCCACGTTCTGGGCTACACGGCCTTCAGGGAGACACCGCTGCTCCGCGTGCTCAACCTGGCCAACAACTCCATCACCACCATCTCCACTAATACCTTCCAGGGTCTCCGGGGCCTGCTGGTGCTCAACCTGGCCAACAACGCCATCCAGGATATTGACCGGCATCTCTTCAGGCCTATCAGGAGCCTCTCAGATCTCAATCTGTCCCACAACAGCATCAGCAGGCTCCCGGCCACCCTGCCTGACAGCATGCACAACCTCACTAGGCTCTCTCTGCACCACAACCGGCTGCAGAGGCTGCACTGGATGCTGCTGGAGTCCCTGAGCAAGTTGCAGGTTCTCTCCCTTCACAGCAATCCTTGGAAGTGCGACTGCCAGCTCATCGGCCTGAAGCTTTGGCTGGAAACCTTTCTCTTTAAAG GAGGAATAATGGATGAAATCAGGTGCGCACAGCCTGGAGATCTGAGGGACGAGGACCTCCGGAACATTCCGTATAAGCTGTTTGGCTCCTGCCTGAACACTAGCCAAAGCCACCCACTCGCCCACCTCCAACACCAGGCCAAAGAGCATGAGTCGCCATATTCCGGTGGCAACGGGGGCGGCGACCCCGGGTGCGGGGCCAAGCAGCGGGCACGCCCCCCCAACCTGCGGCATGCCATCGCCACTGTGGCCATCACAGGCGTGGTGTGCGGACTGGTGTGCCTCATGATGCTGGGCGCTGCCGTCTACGGATGCACCTACGCGGCTGTCACAGCCCGCTACCAGCGGGATCTGAGGCAGGCCGATAGGGCGGCCCCCTCTAGCAGGCAGGGCAGTGGGGAAGGCAAGGAGCTCCAACGGGACTCTGCTATATCTACagcacatgcacatgcatgcTCTGCATCTATGTAG